ATTGTCAGATTGCAAACTTGTTTGTCATCAAAACTTGTTAACATATCGCTTAAGTCTTAATCGTGTATCATCATACCACTTCAAATCGATCATATTTTCATCTCGAATTATACATATACTACGCCTATATAAAATCAAAGGATATTTAAGTTGTGAAAGGATATTTCTCTATTTAAAAAGAGTACAAATCTTTAAAACTGATAactcttttgttttttctttcgtctTAATCTTAACAGGCGTCCACATAAtcaatattattatcaatatatcACGGTTCTCAACATTATAGATATACAGTCGTCCACATCAATGTACGTGCAATATAATATTCTCAATATTATTGAACTGAACATCGACGAGAGTGTTCGTTGAAACGTATTTTTACTCCGCATGGAAacacatttctttttcttgaaaGCCACTTCTGTAGTCTTTCCACTGATAATGTTAAAATAATGGCTTTCTTTTAATTAGGCGTCGCTAAACGCTAACTCGAAACGCAATGTATCTTCGATAATGTTGAACGTACaaggaaaatgtaatttttcatcAAACACTGACAACATTGTATCGACAATATAGAGAGATTTTTGCGTAACACGATATTGAGAACTccgaaatattgacaatattgaACGCTCCGCTAATTGTAAAGACCAACATGGAATAGACGATCAATTTTTACAGTAATGAGCTATTAGAATAGAGCGTTTATTTGTTCGAGtgcgaaacaaaaagaaaaaaattataccGTATATGTAATGCGAAATAGTACTGGAAGAAAACGAAAGTGCAAACGCTGTACCACTTTTAACGTgctaataacgttgtacgatttGCGACCAACTACTAGCGCCGCTCAGGAATTGTAGTATACACAGCAATGCACGTAGTTGTTACAAAGCAGTACACTTTTTACACGATAAAACTCGAACAAACCAGAAATTGTCACTTGTATAAGTATTTCGTTTACGTTTTAACGCGACGCTATCGTGCAGGTATTCATGAAACAAACttatcgtataataaaaatacttttgcgCTTATACCTCTACGAgctaatatatacttttatttctatatatcatgaatatttatacCGATCACGTTCTTATACTTACTCAACTACAGTTTCGTAATGGCGGGTCAACACTCTCATTTCTTGGATCATCCGTTTTTTCCTAAAGGAGACATTCTGCCGGGTACTATCGTTGTACGAACCGTTTAAAGTTTCGGGTTTCTGTTCGAATATCGTCGCAAATTTCATTCGAAGATACTTGTATTGAGCCGTCGTTAACAGAATGATGTACATCGTGTAGATATCTAAACTAATCTTTCTGATTAGCGTGTATGTACCGCCGACGATCTGGAAGATGACACCGCCAACGAAAACGTTGAGTGAGAAAGGTTCCTTGGATAGAACGAATGGCACTCGATAATCCGAATAACGGAACTCGTTCTTCCGGAAAACCTCGATAAGCGGCAATGATATCCAAAGAGCGAGCGAACCAACACTAGCAACCGTATAAATTTTCAACGGCTTTTCCATTGGTTCCAGTGCGCTAACTATCATATTCCGAAGTATTTTATTGCCCTCGATGAGATGGttcaattttccaattaatCCACGTAGTAAATTCTTACGATTATGCATATAAATCATTAGCACGAGCACTTCTATCGCGATCACAAGGTTTACCGTTCCATCCTTCAGTGCTTTTTCCCTCGATACAGTCAAAATTCCGACAACGCAACCAATAAAATATGTCAGCTCTATTAACCAAATGATGATCGAATAGATTTTGAAAAAGATGGGTAATTTCGTTTCTCTGCTCGACATCGGCAAAACATTGGCCGAAAGCgtacttaaaaaaatattaaaaggatTCAAGTCTCGAAAATCCATTCCGCTGGCTAACTAATTCTTTTCGGTAGTAAGAACAAGAATATACGATAcgtaattaatttgtaattacagATAGGTTCTCCGAGCTGTGTTCTCGCGTGTATCTCACTTCATCTTACCGTATTTGTACCGTACATTGTACAGTCGTGATAACGACTAACAGACATAATAACGAGTTATtagaacaaatttttcttcataaatttatttccataaattttctcttccttttatttATGGAGGATTTCGTTACGTTTAattcgtataatatacaacaatacaaATACGAAACTGTcctggataaattaatacgttaTAGTTACGTAAAATGTAATAAAGATGTTGGATTTGTCACGTGGAACGAATCGAAAGTCAGCCGCAACGAAAATATGTAGTTGATCaaatatctaattttttaataacttctttactgTCATATTAATCTACtatctactattattattaatctacTATCGCttaaaacgatattttaatagCGAACGTTATGCTTTTCATCGATAGAGAGGCTCGCGAATGTTCTATCTGTctgaaatatttgataatactGCACCTTGTCATTCCATCGATGATCTGCTTatccatttattatttttaccagTAGCACCATACACTGGCGTGCATAATATATCATGTGCAATTTAAACTTCTTTCGGTTCGATCGTTCGTCGTGTAATTACAACTTTCTAGTTCTCCCTTTAATTATCTTTGTATGACAGAAGATAGCCTTGTATAGTTTGTAATGGATAAACGTAGTGTATATTTATCACCGAGACATCAGAAACATCGCACAGGTACTTCCCTTTGATGTagaaatttatgtataaattaacaatatcataaattaacaataacgaAAACATGCAATTAGCTTTCACGAAGTTTCGCGACAGAAAATGGAAAAGAGAGGGAAGTTTTCTTTGCGGCTgtcatattataaatttaaagggtaatttattatttttagaccCACGGAATCCAAAAGAACCACAAAACTTGACTCTATCCGATGCGCGACTGGTAGATGGAAAACTGCGTATTACCCTAAGATGGAGTAAACCAGCTTCAGACGTGCCGATAACATTTTACAAAGTGTTTTGGAGCCGCCTTGTTCACGGACCGACTAATGATTCCATTCTCGTTTATCATAGAACAGTTCTGAAAGTAAGTTTTACGTAATTACGATACAAAAGTGTCATTACACGCTCTATACTTACCATTCTTTTAACATATGCACCTTTTTTTGTGTAAATTATGTGAAATATTAAAGCACAAGATAAAATTACTTCACTTTACGCTAAATTTTCCAATTCTTCGATAAATATACATTGGTTTACAACTAAATAtcacaaattatttatattctactTTTTACTCTGAACTCGTTATTTATACCTACCTTTATATCTATTACTAGACTGAACATTTTTACACATATGCTTAGGCTCTATTCAGTCGTGTTCACAGAAATGtgagtttgtataaatatatattcacgGCCCATTTACCACGCATTAAACATAACTTCCTCCTAGTTGTCCACTTTCAATCTAAaacctattattattatatctaaaACGATTCTTTCATAAATGTACGTTGACTTACAAATAACTACAGGATGGTTGATACGCAATATCTAGGGCTGTTGTACAACAGGGTGTGTGCTTCATAATATGTAGGACCGAATTGAAGAGTAGACAGACGGCCCGAAAAACAATGACAAATGTTCGTGATTTGGGCCCTGCGTATTATGATACACCCTATATATTCTCACTATAACTTGTAACGAAAGTGATTTTCTTTTCCTTGCATTTTTAGGACAAAACGTGTTACGAACTGAAAAACTTGGAACTGAGGTGTCAGTACTTCCTTCAAGTGCAAGCTGTTGCACTGTACGGTGGCCGGCGATTGTTGTCGCGAAAAGCCTCGAAAGTTTTCAATAGCACCGATTACATGGCATACGGTAAGATGAAATTCCAGCCTGCTCTTCTTCCATCTGCTACTGGTATTTTTGTCGAGCCTAATAATTGGCATAACAAACGAAGAAGTGCCCTTTCATTGAAGCCGATTTGGGGAGGCGATCTCGCAGATGCGAGCGATACCACGGCGATCTTCATCTACGGCGAATGACTTGTCACTGCGGCGAGGTCAAGGTACGTTTGGTTTGGCCGATGAACCACGATGTAAAGGCGTACAACGTCTCCTGGAGAGAGGCATCCTGCTCAGCTTCGCAGGAAAAACTCATATCCCGTCGGAAGAAAACCTGGTGGAAACTTGTTCaggtattatatgtatacaccTCTGTTCATAAGTATCAGTATTAGTATTAACACTTGCCAGGTCTCTTCACGGAACGTGATAGCTGACctaaattatttggaaaataattaatcCGCTAGAATTTTGTATTCGTGCAAGATGACGATCcattgattatttatttatttagaaaaattgtagGAAAAAGTAACGAATTAATGAGTAGGTTTCTCATAAGTATCTGGACACTTTGATCGAtttgtagtaatagtatgtgTATTTTAGGTCGATTGGTAATTACAAGCGATGCTTACTACCTTTTCATGGAATCACCaggatataaatttttcatgttAAAAAGCAtaggaataatttatttcattatttactgCGTATACCAATCTACATAGGTATGCATTacatgcatatacatatgtaagttAATGTTGTAATGTCGTAAGTCATTCGTAAGAGTTATAAGAacacaataaattaataattatccgCATAATCGTGTTCAGAATCGTTTGATAGATTTTTATTcagaaaatttttaatcgattaaaaagaaacaaatttgaaTCTGCCTCGGGGAATCAAAATTCATTAACAACGAAGGCAGAGAAATACCTATAACCgagaaaaaaatttaattgtactttttataatcgatgaaatttttattatcga
The Bombus terrestris chromosome 10, iyBomTerr1.2, whole genome shotgun sequence genome window above contains:
- the LOC110119609 gene encoding uncharacterized protein LOC110119609, whose amino-acid sequence is MDFRDLNPFNIFLSTLSANVLPMSSRETKLPIFFKIYSIIIWLIELTYFIGCVVGILTVSREKALKDGTVNLVIAIEVLVLMIYMHNRKNLLRGLIGKLNHLIEGNKILRNMIVSALEPMEKPLKIYTVASVGSLALWISLPLIEVFRKNEFRYSDYRVPFVLSKEPFSLNVFVGGVIFQIVGGTYTLIRKISLDIYTMYIILLTTAQYKYLRMKFATIFEQKPETLNGSYNDSTRQNVSFRKKRMIQEMRVLTRHYETVVEIAVMLKTLLFLNVGVHYINNVFRFCFLSFMFVMSTNMFSEKCLIILYTIGALIQFYILCYCIQELLDASNAVADDVIYEKWYLHDVPLQRALLMIISANKLECKLSNSRHIDLTLSSFMSILNQAYSVCLLFLKSRPD